AAAATAACTTTCACAGGGGTCTCTTGGTTGGTGATATGCTTTCGACCGCTTTTGGTCTCGGGTGATGTAGTGTCTCGTGACTCTTTATACCGTGCTCATGATGAAGCCCTTTCTTGGTATTATGACAAGCACGAGTTGTGCCATGTTATGTTAGGGAGGGCATACCGCGTTATCTCGGTTCATAATTTACTATTCGTGAACTAGGGGTTACCGTGGGGTGATCATTTAAGGCACCTGAGCTTGAGAGGGTAACGCCGAAATGAGTGTGGAGTTATAGTTTTAGTGTTGTAACCAGTGAGGATTATCAAGCGGCCGGATTCAATTTCAGTGGCTTGAGGTTCGCCGTAAAATGTCGAAGCGGGCGCGGCGTTGAGATAATTTGATAACCCGGAATCTGGTCTTTAATACTATCTACGTGAGTAAGTACTTCAATAACATAGTCTACGTGGCTCTGTGTGTAAGTGCGCCTTGGGAAGGCTAAACGCACAAGTTCCATAGGTGCTGCTTTCTCGGTTCCATCCGGTTGGAGACCAAACATCACAGTTCCAATTTCAACGCTGCGAATCCCACCTGATAGGTAAAGCTGGTTGGCCAGAGCCCAAGCTGGATACTGTGTTGGCTTAAGGTGGGGGAGCATCTGCAAAGCGTCGATATAGATTGCATGTCCACCGGTTGGAAGCACGATAGGAATCCCCGCCTTGGTTAATCTTTCTCCAAGATAAGCTATCGATTGGATCCTATATTCTAAGTAGTGAGGATCCAGAGATTCTTTGATGCCTACTGCCAATGCTTCCAGGTCGTATCCGGCCAGTCCACCGTAGGTTGGAAACCCTTCAGTTTGTATTAAGTGGGTACGACATCGCTCTGCGACGGAATCTTGGTTGAGGCAAAGAAATCCGCCAATGTTGACCATTCCATCCTTTTTTGCGCTCATTGTACAACCATCGGCCAATGAAAAAATCTTCTGGGCAATTTCCAGAGGAGAGCAATCTTGGTAGCCATGCTCGCGTTTTTTTATGAACCAGCTGTTTTCAGCGAAGCGGCAAGCGTCAATAAAAAATGGAATTTTATGATGGCGTGCGACCGCACTAATCTGCTTGATATTTTCCAAGCTAACGGGTTGACCACCTCCTGAATTATTAGTGATCGTGACCATGATCAGTGGGATGTTTTTCACACCCTCCTTTTCGATCACTTGCTCCAGTGATTTAATACACATATTCCCTTTAAAAAGGTGCTGAGAACTCGGCTGGTGTCCGTCTGGTATAAGCAAGTCTAACGCCGTTGCTTTCATTGCCTCGATGTTTGCGCGCGTAGTGTCAAAGTGGGTGTTGCTCGGAACCACCTGTCCAGGGCCAACCAAAGAAGTAAATAGAATATTTTCTGCAGCTCTTCCTTGGTGCGTGGGGATGATATGGGCAAAGTCCATGATTTCACGGACAGCTTTTTCAAACCGAAAATAGGATGGTGAACCGGCGTAAGATTCGTCTCCACGCATCATAGCGGACCATTGTTGGTCAGAAAGCGCTCCGGTTCCACTGTCTGTTAGGAGGTCAATAAGCACGTCATCAGCGTGTACCTGAAAGAGATTGTAGGAGGCGTTCTTTAGTGCCTCCGAGCGTTCTGCTTCAGTCGTTTGGCGTATTGGTTGAATGGTCTTGATTCTAAAAGGCTCAATGATTGTTTTGAATTTCACTTGGTTGCTTTCGGTTAAACTTCGGATTTCCAAGTGCAAGCTTCATGCCTGGAAGTAATGCTTATTGATACAGGTTTTAGGTTACCGGATCGTTTCAGAGTGGAACATTGCAGTTACACTTAGGTTACTTGCGTATGCTCGAGGTAACGAAGTGGGGAGAATCTTGAGTCGATGTTCGTTGTTGTTTTATCAATTATATTACCGACAATTGTGCTGGCTGTTTCGCACGCGAGCGTAATTCCGAGAGCATCATGACCGGTTGCCAGTTGTAGACCATCAACCGTCGTTTTTCCGACTACGGGCAGACCATCGGGCGTTGCCGAAAGATGAGAGATTGAATGTTGCTCAACTGTATTCCCTTTTTGAGAAGGTATGATTTGGGTGATCTCGTCAAGTAGATACTGACGATAATACGCCTCATCTGTATTATGTTTCTGAGTCGGTTGTTCAATACTGGTTACAAGAAGATGATTCGAGTCGAGAGGGATGATGGTCATTTTATCTCGGACAATGACATTGTTGAGTTGTGAAGTATTCGGTACCTTTAGCGCATGCGCGTACTTTTGTGTGATGGGAATATTTAATGTTTTCGGAAGTAGTTCGGTGCTCCATATTCCTGTCGCAACTACAACTTGTTGCGTTTCTAGATTCCAAGACTTCCCCCCCTGAATGGCCT
Above is a genomic segment from Deltaproteobacteria bacterium containing:
- a CDS encoding tryptophanase, whose product is MKFKTIIEPFRIKTIQPIRQTTEAERSEALKNASYNLFQVHADDVLIDLLTDSGTGALSDQQWSAMMRGDESYAGSPSYFRFEKAVREIMDFAHIIPTHQGRAAENILFTSLVGPGQVVPSNTHFDTTRANIEAMKATALDLLIPDGHQPSSQHLFKGNMCIKSLEQVIEKEGVKNIPLIMVTITNNSGGGQPVSLENIKQISAVARHHKIPFFIDACRFAENSWFIKKREHGYQDCSPLEIAQKIFSLADGCTMSAKKDGMVNIGGFLCLNQDSVAERCRTHLIQTEGFPTYGGLAGYDLEALAVGIKESLDPHYLEYRIQSIAYLGERLTKAGIPIVLPTGGHAIYIDALQMLPHLKPTQYPAWALANQLYLSGGIRSVEIGTVMFGLQPDGTEKAAPMELVRLAFPRRTYTQSHVDYVIEVLTHVDSIKDQIPGYQIISTPRPLRHFTANLKPLKLNPAA